From the Nocardiopsis changdeensis genome, one window contains:
- the purL gene encoding phosphoribosylformylglycinamidine synthase subunit PurL: MSEVPRLDTVAVAQSSPDTPQPYAELGMAKDEYERVREILGRRPTSSELAIYSVMWSEHCSYKSSKVHLRQFGEKAPQSDALLVGMGENAGVVDVGDGRAVTFKIESHNHPSYVEPHQGAATGVGGIVRDILTMGARPVAVMDALRFGPADADDTKRVLPGVVSGISFYGNCLGLPNIGGEIGFGPGYIGNPLVNALCVGVMKHEDIKLAQAPGPGNKVVLFGSTTGPDGIGGASVLASATFDDESHAKRPSVQVGDPFMEKLLIECSLELFAKDLVVGIQDLGAAGVSCATTELAAGGTGGMNIRLDRVPLRDPRLTPEEILMSESQERMMAIVEPAKMDEFLAICDKWQILATEIGEVTDVTDEEAERGGRLVMTWHGETVVDMPPRTASDEGPVYERPYARPESQDALQADDAGALPRPATDAELREQLLRVLGAPGVGDPSWVTQQYDSYVRGDTVVSTPHDAGMIRISDDSHRGVALSTDGNGRYTRLDPYAGTQLAYAEAYRNVAATGARPLAVTNCLNFGSPEDPGVMWQFAESARGLADACKALGTPVTGGNVSFYNQTGDVAINPTPVIGVLGVIDDVRTRLKSAFDSEGARVFLLGETRPEFGGSAWADTVHGHLGGLPPRVDLTAEAALGEVLAEAAERGLARAAHDLSDGGLGVALAESALRGGTGVRVTVSEDVFTALFSESGARAVVAVAPGDEEEFVALAARHGVPVEQIGTVGGDALVVSHAGGAVEVPLAELRGAYESALPALLGDL, encoded by the coding sequence ATGTCTGAAGTACCTCGTCTCGACACCGTCGCCGTGGCGCAGAGCAGCCCGGACACGCCTCAGCCGTACGCCGAACTGGGCATGGCGAAGGATGAGTACGAGCGGGTCCGCGAGATCCTGGGCCGCCGCCCCACCTCCTCCGAGCTGGCCATCTACTCGGTCATGTGGAGCGAGCACTGCTCGTACAAGTCGTCCAAGGTGCACCTGCGCCAGTTCGGCGAGAAGGCCCCCCAGAGCGACGCCCTGCTGGTCGGCATGGGCGAGAACGCCGGTGTGGTCGACGTCGGCGACGGCCGCGCGGTGACCTTCAAGATCGAGTCGCACAACCACCCCTCCTACGTGGAGCCGCACCAGGGCGCGGCCACCGGCGTGGGCGGCATCGTCCGCGACATCCTCACCATGGGCGCCCGTCCGGTGGCGGTCATGGACGCGCTGCGGTTCGGCCCGGCCGACGCCGACGACACCAAGCGGGTGCTGCCGGGCGTGGTCTCGGGCATCTCCTTCTACGGCAACTGCCTGGGCCTGCCCAACATCGGCGGCGAGATCGGCTTCGGCCCCGGCTACATCGGCAACCCGCTGGTCAACGCCCTGTGCGTGGGCGTGATGAAGCACGAGGACATCAAGCTGGCGCAGGCGCCCGGCCCCGGCAACAAGGTGGTGCTGTTCGGCTCCACCACCGGCCCCGACGGCATCGGCGGCGCGTCGGTGCTGGCCAGCGCCACCTTCGACGACGAGTCGCACGCCAAGCGGCCCAGCGTCCAGGTCGGCGACCCGTTCATGGAGAAGCTGCTCATCGAGTGCAGCCTGGAGCTGTTCGCCAAGGACCTGGTCGTGGGCATCCAGGACCTGGGCGCGGCGGGCGTCTCCTGCGCCACCACCGAACTGGCGGCGGGCGGCACCGGCGGCATGAACATCCGGCTGGACCGGGTGCCGCTGCGCGACCCGCGGCTCACTCCCGAGGAGATCCTCATGAGCGAGTCGCAGGAGCGCATGATGGCCATCGTCGAGCCGGCCAAGATGGACGAGTTCCTGGCCATCTGCGACAAGTGGCAGATCCTGGCCACCGAGATCGGCGAGGTCACCGACGTCACCGACGAGGAGGCCGAGCGCGGCGGGCGCCTGGTCATGACCTGGCACGGGGAGACCGTGGTGGACATGCCGCCGCGGACCGCCTCCGACGAGGGCCCGGTCTACGAGCGCCCCTACGCCCGCCCGGAGTCGCAGGACGCGCTCCAGGCCGACGACGCCGGCGCCCTGCCCCGCCCCGCGACCGACGCGGAGCTGCGCGAGCAGCTGCTGCGGGTGCTCGGCGCCCCGGGCGTGGGCGACCCGAGCTGGGTGACGCAGCAGTACGACAGCTACGTGCGCGGCGACACCGTGGTGTCGACCCCGCACGACGCCGGGATGATCCGCATCTCCGACGACTCCCACCGGGGCGTGGCGCTGTCGACCGACGGCAACGGCCGCTACACCCGCCTGGACCCGTACGCGGGCACCCAGCTGGCGTACGCGGAGGCGTACCGCAACGTGGCGGCCACCGGCGCCCGGCCGCTCGCGGTGACCAACTGCCTCAACTTCGGCTCGCCGGAGGACCCGGGCGTCATGTGGCAGTTCGCCGAGTCCGCCCGCGGCCTGGCCGACGCCTGCAAGGCGCTGGGCACCCCGGTGACCGGCGGCAACGTGAGCTTCTACAACCAGACCGGCGACGTGGCGATCAACCCGACCCCGGTCATCGGCGTGCTGGGCGTCATCGACGACGTGCGGACCCGCCTGAAGTCGGCGTTCGACTCCGAGGGCGCGCGGGTGTTCCTGCTCGGCGAGACCCGGCCGGAGTTCGGCGGCTCGGCGTGGGCCGACACGGTCCACGGCCACCTGGGCGGGCTGCCGCCGCGGGTGGACCTGACCGCCGAGGCGGCACTGGGCGAGGTGCTGGCCGAGGCCGCCGAGCGCGGGCTGGCCCGGGCCGCCCACGACCTGTCCGACGGCGGCCTGGGCGTGGCCCTGGCCGAGTCGGCGCTGCGCGGGGGCACGGGCGTGCGGGTGACGGTGTCCGAGGACGTGTTCACCGCCCTGTTCAGCGAGTCCGGCGCCCGCGCGGTCGTGGCGGTGGCCCCGGGCGACGAGGAGGAGTTCGTGGCGCTGGCGGCCCGGCACGGGGTCCCGGTGGAGCAGATCGGCACCGTGGGCGGCGACGCCCTGGTGGTGTCGCACGCGGGCGGCGCCGTGGAGGTGCCGCTGGCCGAGTTGCGCGGGGCCTACGAGTCCGCCCTCCCCGCCCTCCTGGGCGACCTGTAG